From Salvia splendens isolate huo1 chromosome 3, SspV2, whole genome shotgun sequence, a single genomic window includes:
- the LOC121795909 gene encoding probable serine/threonine-protein kinase At1g54610 has translation MGCVLGKRISSSERASDVAGKREHRDTGRRDKVVVGSVNKSEGEAVSVVVDGSQVPNIRDKNDERKGENGQQPRGERTRSRPNPRLSNPPKNIHGEQVAAGWPSWLSAVAGEAINGWTPRRAESFVKIDKIGQGTYSNVYKAKDAITGKVVALKKVRFDNLEPESVRFMAREILILRHLDHPNVVKLQGLATSRMSCSLYLVFDYMEHDLSGLVSSPGIKFTEPQIKCYMNQLLSGLEHCHNRHVLHRDIKGSNLLIDDGGVLKIADFGLASTFDPNSKQHMTNRVVTLWYRPPELLLGATHYGAGIDLWSAGCILAELFAGKPIITGRTEVEQLHRIFKLCGSPSDEYWKKSKLPHATTFKPQQSYKRCIRETFKDFPQSALSLIETLLAIDPSERQTATAALKSEFFTAKPYACEPSSLPKYPPSKEMDARRRDEEARRLRAAGKTQADGAKKPRARERATRGAPAPEANAELQANIDRRRLISYANAKSKSEKFPPPHQDGGLGYPVGTSQHLDPTYDPPGIPFNSTNFAYPKDPMQTWSGPLADPAAMGAPRRRSKPTKKDSRKDEN, from the exons ATGGGGTGTGTATTAGGGAAACGGATTTCATCGTCTGAGCGAGCCAGCGATGTAGCTGGTAAAAGGGAACACAGAGATACTGGGAGGAGAGATAAAGTAGTTGTTGGATCAGTAAATAAGTCAGAAGGAGAGGCTGTTAGTGTTGTTGTTGATGGAAGTCAGGTTCCGAATATCCGGGATAAGAATGATGAGAGGAAGGGAGAGAATGGTCAGCAGCCTAGAGGCGAGAGGACACGATCTAGGCCGAATCCGAGGCTGAGCAATCCTCCTAAGAATATCCATGGTGAGCAAGTGGCTGCTGGATGGCCTTCTTGGCTATCTGCTGTGGCAGGTGAGGCGATCAATGGGTGGACGCCTCGTCGCGCTGAATCATTTGTAAAGATTGATAAG ATTGGGCAAGGTACTTATAGTAATGTGTATAAAGCTAAAGATGCCATAACGGGGAAAGTTGTAGCTCTAAAAAAGGTTAGATTCGATAATTTGGAGCCTGAGAGTGTGAGGTTCATGGCTAGGGAGATTTTGATCCTGCGCCACCTGGATCATCCCAATGTGGTGAAGCTGCAAGGATTAGCGACATCAAGGATGTCGTGTAGTTTGTACCTTGTTTTTGATTATATGGAGCATGATCTGTCCGGGCTTGTTTCAAGCCCCGGAATTAAGTTTACAGAACCTCAG ATCAAGTGCTACATGAACCAGCTATTGTCCGGCCTTGAACACTGTCACAACCGCCATGTCCTGCATAGAGATATTAAGGGTTCGAATCTCCTCATTGATGATGGAGGAGTTCTTAAGATTGCTGATTTTGGATTGGCTTCCACCTTTGATCCCAATAGCAAGCAGCACATGACTAACCGTGTGGTCACTCTGTGGTATAGGCCACCCGAGCTGCTTCTTGGGGCCACCCATTATGGGGCAGGCATTGATTTGTGGAGTGCCGGCTGCATTTTAGCTGAGCTATTTGCCGGGAAGCCAATTATAACTGGCCGGACAGAG GTGGAACAACTTCACAGGATCTTCAAGCTATGCGGTTCTCCATCTGACGAATATTGGAAGAAGTCGAAGCTTCCTCATGCAACCACATTCAAACCGCAGCAATCGTACAAAAGATGCATAAGGGAGACGTTTAAGGATTTCCCTCAGTCAGCATTATCTTTAATAGAAACTCTACTGGCAATTGATCCGAGCGAACGTCAAACTGCTACAGCTGCTCTAAAGAGTGAA TTTTTCACAGCCAAGCCTTATGCGTGTGAGCCTTCCAGCCTTCCAAAGTACCCACCGAGTAAAGAGATGGATGCTAGGCGCCGTGATGAAGAAGCTCGAAG GCTGCGAGCTGCTGGTAAAACTCAAGCTGATGGGGCAAAGAAGCCTCGGGCACGTGAAAGGGCAACGCGGGGTGCTCCTGCTCCCGAAGCCAATGCTGAGCTTCAGGCTAATATTGAT AGGCGGCGTCTGATTTCCTACGCCAATGCAAAGAGCAAGAGCGAGAAGTTCCCCCCTCCGCACCAAGATGGGGGACTTGGCTACCCTGTGGGGACATCTCAGCACCTCGACCCGACCTATGATCCTCCCGGCATACCCTTCAACTCAACTAATTTCGCTTACCCTAAAGACCCAATGCAGACTTGGTCTGGCCCATTGGCCGATCCTGCTGCCATGGGAGCCCCAAGAAGGAGGTCGAAACCGACTAAGAAGGATAGCAGGAAAGACGAGAATTAG
- the LOC121795919 gene encoding tubby-like F-box protein 3 isoform X1 yields the protein MMKLGLKSRSRRVVQDSSMAVENKSESEEKCSYFRWASLPPELLREVLMKLEESESKWPARKHVVACAGVCKSWREVMKEVVKTPEASGMITFPISVKQPGPRESLMQCFIRRNRSNQTYYLFMGLSQALADDGKFLLSARKCRRPTRTDYMISLHADDTSKGSETYVGKLRSNFLGTKFVVFDALPPHSGAKMAKSWSTRMVGSKQISPKPPAGNYTVAHISYELNGLGSRCPRRMHCVIDAIPVSAIKPGGIASTQTYLPLTSIDSSPALPFFRLHSNSIEKSLPGSVSNHADTPLILRNKAPRWHEQLQCWCLNFHGRVTVASVKNFQLVASPENGVAGPEHEKVILQFGKVGKDVFTMDYRYPLSAFQAFAICLSSFDTKIACE from the exons ATGATGAAGCTGGGACTGAAATCACGGTCGCGGAGAGTGGTGCAGGACAGCTCAATGGCGGTGGAGAATAAAAGCGAATCGGAAGAAAAGTGCAGTTATTTTAGGTGGGCTAGTTTGCCGCCGGAGTTATTGAGGGAAGTACTGATGAAATTGGAGGAATCGGAGTCCAAGTGGCCGGCGAGGAAACACGTAGTGGCTTGTGCGGGTGTGTGTAAGAGCTGGAGGGAAGTCATGAAGGAGGTCGTCAAGACTCCAGAAGCTTCTGGAATGATCACGTTTCCTATATCTGTGAAGCAG CCTGGCCCACGAGAATCTCTTATGCAATGCTTTATAAGAAGAAATCGATCAAATCAAACATATTATCTTTTTATGGGCTTAAGTCAAG CACTTGCTGATGATGGCAagtttcttctttctgctcGCAAGTGTAGGCGGCCGACACGTACAGATTACATGATCTCTCTACATGCAGATGATACTTCAAAGGGAAGTGAGACTTATGTAGGAAAATTAAG ATCCAATTTTCTCGGAACGAAGTTTGTCGTCTTTGATGCTCTTCCTCCCCATTCTGGAGCCAAGATGGCAAAAAGCTGGTCCACCCGCATGGTCGGCTCAAAACAGATTTCGCCTAAGCCTCCTGCCGGCAACTACACAGTAGCTCACATCTCGTATGAGTTGAATGGGTTGGGATCCAG ATGTCCAAGAAGAATGCATTGTGTCATCGATGCAATCCCAGTGTCTGCCATTAAACCCGGAGGCATTGCTTCAACGCAGACATATTTGCCTCTAACTAGCATTGACTCGTCTCCTGCTCTCCCGTTCTTCCGCCTACACTCAAACAGTATCGAAAAATCCTTGCCTGGCTCGGTGAGCAACCATGCTGACACCCCCCTCATCTTAAGAAACAAGGCACCACGATGGCACGAGCAGCTTCAGTGCTGGTGCTTGAACTTCCACGGCCGCGTCACTGTCGCATCAGTGAAGAATTTCCAGCTGGTTGCTTCCCCAGAGAATGGCGTGGCCGGACCAGAACACGAGAAGGTCATTCTTCAGTTCGGGAAGGTGGGGAAAGATGTCTTTACGATGGACTATCGCTACCCTCTATCGGCCTTCCAGGCGTTCGCCATCTGCCTCAGCAGCTTCGACACGAAAATCGCATGTGAGTAG
- the LOC121795919 gene encoding tubby-like F-box protein 6 isoform X2, giving the protein MVCIHGLIKGFLQQGPSKQNPGPRESLMQCFIRRNRSNQTYYLFMGLSQALADDGKFLLSARKCRRPTRTDYMISLHADDTSKGSETYVGKLRSNFLGTKFVVFDALPPHSGAKMAKSWSTRMVGSKQISPKPPAGNYTVAHISYELNGLGSRCPRRMHCVIDAIPVSAIKPGGIASTQTYLPLTSIDSSPALPFFRLHSNSIEKSLPGSVSNHADTPLILRNKAPRWHEQLQCWCLNFHGRVTVASVKNFQLVASPENGVAGPEHEKVILQFGKVGKDVFTMDYRYPLSAFQAFAICLSSFDTKIACE; this is encoded by the exons ATGGTTTGTATCCATGGTTTGATTAAAGGTTTTCTTCAGCAAGGCCCATCCAAGCAAAAT CCTGGCCCACGAGAATCTCTTATGCAATGCTTTATAAGAAGAAATCGATCAAATCAAACATATTATCTTTTTATGGGCTTAAGTCAAG CACTTGCTGATGATGGCAagtttcttctttctgctcGCAAGTGTAGGCGGCCGACACGTACAGATTACATGATCTCTCTACATGCAGATGATACTTCAAAGGGAAGTGAGACTTATGTAGGAAAATTAAG ATCCAATTTTCTCGGAACGAAGTTTGTCGTCTTTGATGCTCTTCCTCCCCATTCTGGAGCCAAGATGGCAAAAAGCTGGTCCACCCGCATGGTCGGCTCAAAACAGATTTCGCCTAAGCCTCCTGCCGGCAACTACACAGTAGCTCACATCTCGTATGAGTTGAATGGGTTGGGATCCAG ATGTCCAAGAAGAATGCATTGTGTCATCGATGCAATCCCAGTGTCTGCCATTAAACCCGGAGGCATTGCTTCAACGCAGACATATTTGCCTCTAACTAGCATTGACTCGTCTCCTGCTCTCCCGTTCTTCCGCCTACACTCAAACAGTATCGAAAAATCCTTGCCTGGCTCGGTGAGCAACCATGCTGACACCCCCCTCATCTTAAGAAACAAGGCACCACGATGGCACGAGCAGCTTCAGTGCTGGTGCTTGAACTTCCACGGCCGCGTCACTGTCGCATCAGTGAAGAATTTCCAGCTGGTTGCTTCCCCAGAGAATGGCGTGGCCGGACCAGAACACGAGAAGGTCATTCTTCAGTTCGGGAAGGTGGGGAAAGATGTCTTTACGATGGACTATCGCTACCCTCTATCGGCCTTCCAGGCGTTCGCCATCTGCCTCAGCAGCTTCGACACGAAAATCGCATGTGAGTAG
- the LOC121795913 gene encoding inactive beta-amylase 9-like — protein sequence MEVSVIGSSQLNLGRIDNVGLCNLRRNLSANILNFKYNNNSKGCNLVQSPRFLWPSRSAVLSLGASSSAQNQPLVYDKASDIATNISIDGTKLYVGLPLDTVSSCNSINHARAIAAGLKALKLLGVDGVELPVWWGVAEKEGRGNYTWSSYLAIVEMVKSLDLELHVSLCFHAYEDPKLPLPEWVSRIGKLNPSIYFTDKSGQQYKDCLSLGVDDVPVLDGKTPLEVYKEFLESFKSSFLPFMGSTITGLTIGLGPDGELRYPSQRATSTSLIGAGEFQCYDVNMLSQLKQHAEAHGNPLWGLGGPHDAPGYNESPMAGGFFAENGGAWENQYGNFFLSWYSSQLLSHGDRVLSLAASTFRDVPVALSGKTPLMHRWSKVRSHPSELTAGFYNTASRDGYVAVAEMFSRNSCQMILPGFDLTDDQQPDESWSSPETLLEAMQTSCRKHKTVVSGQNAVVCGAPRSFEQISKNLMGENAVAKLFTYQRMGADFFSPEHFRRFTQFVRSLNEPAPLVDDLSGEDEESAESLLGINMQMQTV from the exons ATGGAGGTGTCTGTGATTGGGAGCTCTCAGCTTAATCTTGGAAGGATCGATAATGTTGGATTGTGTAATCTTAGAAGAAATTTGAGTGCTAACATCTTGAATTTCAAGTACAACAATAATTCAAAGGGGTGCAATCTTGTTCAGAGCCCAAGATTTTTATGGCCTTCAAGATCTGCAGTTCTCAGTCTTGGGGCATCTTCTTCTGCTCAAAATCAACCTCTTGTTTATGACAAAGCTTCAGATATTGCAACAAACATATCC ATTGATGGCACAAAGCTGTATGTTGGTTTGCCACTTGACACTGTCTCCAGCTGCAACTCCATAAACCATGCTCGAGCCATTGCTGCAGGGCTTAAGGCTCTGAAGCTGTTAGGGGTTGACGGTGTGGAGCTCCCGGTGTGGTGGGGAGTAGCCGAGAAGGAAGGAAGGGGGAATTACACCTGGTCGAGCTACCTAGCCATAGTCGAAATGGTGAAAAGTTTGGATCTTGAGCTTCATGTATCTCTTTGCTTCCATGCCTATGAAGATCCCAAGTTGCCTCTCCCAGAATGGGTTTCGCGGATTGGTAAATTGAACCCAAGCATTTACTTCACGGACAAATCCGGGCAGCAGTATAAAGACTGTCTTTCATTAGGTGTGGATGATGTTCCTGTTTTAGATGGAAAGACTCCACTTGAAGTGTACAAGGAATTTCTTGAGAGCTTCAAATCCTCGTTTTTGCCTTTCATGGGCTCCACGATCACA GGCTTGACAATTGGTCTCGGACCGGATGGCGAGCtgaggtatccatcccaacgaGCAACGAGCACGAGTCTAATCGGGGCCGGGGAGTTTCAATGCTATGACGTGAATATGCTCAGCCAGCTGAAGCAGCACGCAGAAGCACATGGGAACCCTCTATGGGGGCTTGGTGGTCCCCATGATGCTCCCGGATACAACGAGTCTCCTATGGCAGGAGGGTTCTTTGCGGAGAACGGGGGGGCTTGGGAGAATCAGTATGGCAATTTCTTCCTCTCTTGGTATTCAAGCCAACTGTTATCACACGGGGATCGAGTTCTTTCTCTGGCTGCCTCGACCTTCAGAGACGTCCCAGTAGCATTGTCTGGGAAAACCCCTCTGATGCACCGGTGGAGCAAAGTGCGATCGCACCCTTCAGAGTTAACAGCAGGATTCTACAACACGGCCAGCAGAGACGGATATGTGGCCGTTGCTGAGATGTTTTCGAGAAACTCATGCCAGATGATACTACCAGGCTTCGACCTAACGGACGACCAGCAGCCGGATGAATCATGGTCGAGCCCAGAAACCCTACTGGAAGCAATGCAGACTAGTTGCAGGAAGCACAAGACTGTGGTGTCGGGGCAGAATGCGGTGGTCTGTGGAGCCCCGAGGAGCTTCGAGCAGATCAGCAAGAACTTGATGGGCGAAAATGCAGTGGCGAAATTGTttacatatcaaaggatgggaGCAGATTTCTTCTCCCCGGAGCACTTCCGGCGCTTCACGCAGTTCGTCCGCAGCCTCAACGAGCCGGCTCCATTGGTCGATGATTTGTCAGGGGAAGATGAGGAAAGTGCGGAATCTCTCTTGGGTATTAATATGCAGATGCAGACAGTTTGA